The following are from one region of the Salicibibacter kimchii genome:
- a CDS encoding ribonuclease HII: MEKRLSIAEVKAHLFAEKQPSDNWINELRADERKGVRNLLVRYDRMLEREALALQQFRNMRAHDHHFSFPDAQIAGVDEVGRGPLAGPVTAAAVILPASFELPGLTDSKKLTADQREQFYEKITAVGDVGIGMASSEEIDEINIYHATRRAMVRAVNDLPKPPDHLLIDAMELSLDVPQTPIIKGDAKSASIAAASVIAKVTRDTYMKTLHEHYPAYRFDENAGYGTKAHLGALDREGPSPEHRRSFQPIIIREA; encoded by the coding sequence GTGGAGAAACGGCTATCGATTGCCGAGGTCAAGGCGCATCTTTTTGCTGAAAAACAGCCGTCAGACAATTGGATCAATGAACTGCGCGCGGATGAACGCAAAGGCGTCCGGAACCTGCTCGTTCGCTACGACCGTATGCTCGAACGTGAAGCCTTGGCGTTGCAACAGTTTAGAAACATGCGCGCGCATGATCACCACTTCAGTTTTCCCGACGCGCAAATCGCAGGGGTGGACGAAGTCGGCAGAGGACCGCTCGCCGGACCGGTGACAGCCGCCGCGGTTATTTTGCCTGCGTCGTTTGAATTGCCGGGCCTAACCGATTCAAAAAAATTAACAGCCGATCAACGGGAGCAATTTTATGAAAAAATTACCGCGGTCGGTGATGTGGGCATCGGCATGGCGTCATCCGAAGAGATTGACGAGATCAATATTTACCACGCGACGCGCCGCGCGATGGTACGAGCCGTTAACGATTTACCGAAGCCGCCCGATCACTTGCTTATCGACGCGATGGAACTCTCGCTTGATGTTCCGCAAACCCCCATCATCAAAGGGGATGCCAAAAGCGCGAGCATTGCCGCCGCGTCTGTCATCGCGAAAGTGACCCGCGATACATATATGAAAACGTTGCATGAACATTATCCCGCCTATCGATTTGACGAAAACGCCGGCTACGGAACGAAAGCGCATTTGGGAGCGCTGGATCGCGAAGGTCCCTCCCCGGAGCATCGTCGATCGTTTCAACCTATCATCATCCGGGAGGCGTAG
- the ylqF gene encoding ribosome biogenesis GTPase YlqF: MTIQWYPGHMAKATREVRELIKRVDVVVELADARIPQASRNPVLNDILSERPRVLALVKTDMADEAITKAWQQHFEQNGKAVVLMNAKHNQGSGKLIQEVNRLAQPKMQALQKKGIQNRSVRAMILGIPNVGKSTVINRLVGKNQAKTGNKPAVTQGNHWLKVSNQMDVLDTPGILWPKFEDPEVGYKLAITGAIKDERLDFQDVVLYLIRQLHDRYPDALKERYNLPELPSEGVELFEAIGRKRGCLIAGGDVDFDQAAEVILRDFRSQKLGPISLEKPNDGPI, from the coding sequence ATGACCATCCAATGGTACCCGGGGCATATGGCGAAGGCGACGCGCGAAGTCCGGGAGCTGATCAAGCGTGTGGACGTCGTCGTGGAACTGGCCGATGCCCGCATTCCGCAAGCGTCGCGCAATCCGGTCCTCAACGACATTCTTTCCGAGCGGCCGCGCGTGCTCGCCCTCGTGAAAACGGACATGGCCGATGAAGCGATCACAAAAGCATGGCAGCAACATTTCGAGCAAAACGGCAAAGCTGTTGTTCTGATGAACGCCAAGCATAATCAGGGAAGTGGAAAACTAATCCAGGAAGTAAATCGACTCGCCCAGCCAAAAATGCAAGCCCTGCAAAAAAAAGGCATTCAAAACCGTTCGGTTCGCGCGATGATCCTCGGCATTCCGAATGTGGGTAAGTCAACGGTCATCAATCGCCTCGTGGGAAAAAACCAGGCGAAAACGGGCAACAAACCGGCCGTCACCCAAGGCAATCACTGGCTTAAGGTGAGCAACCAGATGGATGTCCTCGATACCCCTGGGATTCTCTGGCCGAAATTCGAAGATCCCGAAGTCGGGTACAAGCTTGCTATCACCGGCGCGATCAAAGATGAACGCCTTGATTTTCAAGACGTTGTGCTTTATCTCATCCGGCAGTTGCACGATCGCTACCCGGACGCGTTGAAGGAGCGTTACAACTTACCCGAGCTCCCGAGCGAAGGCGTGGAACTCTTTGAAGCCATCGGTCGAAAACGCGGCTGCCTCATCGCCGGCGGAGATGTGGATTTTGACCAAGCGGCAGAAGTGATCCTCCGCGATTTTCGCTCGCAAAAACTGGGTCCAATTTCACTGGAAAAACCGAACGATGGGCCGATATAA
- the rplS gene encoding 50S ribosomal protein L19 encodes MSNLIEEVNKSQLKDDLPNFRAGDTVAVHVKVVEGSRERVQVFQGVVIKRRGSSVSETFTVRKATSGIGIERTFPVHSPIIDKIEVKRRGRVRQARLYYLRKLQGKAARVKELR; translated from the coding sequence ATGAGTAACTTGATCGAGGAAGTAAATAAATCTCAACTAAAAGATGACCTTCCAAACTTTCGAGCGGGGGACACGGTAGCCGTCCACGTAAAAGTTGTGGAAGGAAGTCGTGAGCGTGTGCAGGTATTTCAAGGCGTTGTCATAAAACGTCGCGGAAGTTCTGTGAGTGAAACGTTCACCGTTCGTAAAGCTACATCCGGAATTGGCATTGAACGAACATTCCCTGTCCATTCCCCGATTATTGACAAAATCGAAGTGAAACGCCGCGGGCGTGTCCGCCAAGCAAGGCTTTATTACTTGCGCAAACTGCAAGGGAAAGCCGCGCGTGTCAAAGAACTTCGCTAA
- a CDS encoding universal stress protein codes for MFSKILLATDGSEYAKRAMEQTIKMIAPYSDQVTVDLVYCIDGDQSKADILKYGDSQIADVKRKEMFASSIDYLEQYEVTANALFLHGESPAKAILKHVKANEGQYDCVVVGSRGRNEFQTLVLGSVSHKLAKYVDVPLLIVK; via the coding sequence ATGTTTTCAAAGATTCTATTGGCTACAGATGGTTCGGAATATGCAAAACGAGCCATGGAACAAACGATAAAAATGATCGCTCCTTATAGTGATCAGGTTACCGTTGATCTTGTTTATTGTATTGATGGAGATCAATCAAAGGCAGATATATTGAAGTATGGGGATTCACAAATCGCTGATGTAAAAAGGAAAGAGATGTTTGCGAGTAGCATTGATTATTTAGAACAATATGAAGTAACCGCTAATGCGTTATTTTTACATGGTGAATCACCTGCTAAAGCGATATTAAAACATGTAAAAGCCAATGAAGGTCAATACGATTGTGTTGTTGTCGGCAGTCGCGGGAGAAACGAATTTCAAACACTCGTATTAGGCAGTGTAAGCCATAAACTTGCAAAATATGTTGACGTCCCTTTATTGATTGTAAAATAA
- a CDS encoding SulP family inorganic anion transporter — translation MERTIKDQWFGNVRGDILAGIVVALALIPEAIAFSIIAGVDPMVGLYASFCIAVVIAFVGGRPGMISAATGAMALLMVTLVANHGLEYLLAATILTGIIQILFGVFKLARFMKFIPRTVMTGFVNSLAILIFLAQIEHFVGETWVMYALVALTLAIIYLFPMITKAVPSTLVAIIVVTIIVLSMNIGVRNVGDMGTLTQSLPVFALPDIPLSFETLMIILPYSLALAIVGILESLLTANIVDDMTDTESNKNQESRGQGIANIVSGCFGGMAGCAMIGQSIINIKSGGSGRLSALVAGVFLMFLILVLGNIVVQIPMAALAGVMIMVSISTFDWNSMKTLHRIPRTDATVLVVTMATVVITNNLAYGVLVGVLLSMIFFAAKISKVKVTKKTDESLNKSYYAVEGQLFFASVTDFLSQIDTTERIKEVEIDLTHSHIWDDSAVGALDKIEAKFAANDVHVTYKGLNDESSRLLKAIGGISNESGH, via the coding sequence ATGGAACGTACGATCAAAGACCAGTGGTTTGGAAATGTAAGGGGTGATATTTTAGCAGGCATTGTTGTCGCGTTGGCCCTCATTCCGGAAGCCATAGCTTTTTCAATTATTGCCGGGGTGGATCCAATGGTGGGTCTCTACGCATCGTTTTGCATCGCCGTCGTGATTGCTTTTGTTGGCGGGAGACCGGGAATGATTTCTGCAGCGACGGGTGCGATGGCTTTATTGATGGTTACGCTTGTTGCAAATCATGGACTGGAATATTTGCTTGCCGCGACAATTTTAACGGGAATCATCCAAATATTATTTGGCGTCTTTAAATTAGCCCGGTTCATGAAATTTATCCCCCGTACGGTAATGACGGGATTTGTGAACTCCCTGGCGATTCTGATTTTCCTTGCTCAAATCGAGCACTTTGTCGGGGAAACTTGGGTGATGTACGCGCTGGTTGCCTTAACATTAGCCATCATTTATTTATTCCCGATGATTACGAAAGCCGTTCCTTCAACATTGGTGGCCATTATTGTGGTGACGATTATTGTGTTATCCATGAATATCGGGGTCCGCAATGTTGGGGATATGGGTACGTTAACACAATCATTACCTGTTTTTGCATTACCGGACATTCCTTTAAGTTTTGAGACGTTGATGATTATTCTACCTTACTCACTCGCATTAGCGATTGTAGGTATTTTAGAATCATTACTTACTGCGAATATTGTTGATGACATGACAGATACAGAAAGCAATAAAAACCAGGAAAGTCGCGGGCAAGGGATTGCAAACATTGTATCGGGTTGTTTTGGAGGTATGGCAGGTTGCGCGATGATCGGACAATCGATTATTAACATAAAATCGGGGGGATCGGGACGTTTGTCTGCCCTTGTGGCAGGTGTATTCCTGATGTTTTTAATCTTGGTATTAGGAAATATTGTCGTTCAAATCCCAATGGCTGCACTTGCGGGTGTCATGATTATGGTATCGATTAGCACATTCGATTGGAATTCAATGAAAACACTCCATCGTATCCCACGAACGGACGCAACGGTATTAGTGGTTACGATGGCTACAGTCGTTATTACGAATAACCTTGCTTACGGCGTGTTAGTAGGTGTTCTTTTAAGCATGATTTTCTTTGCGGCTAAAATATCAAAAGTTAAAGTCACCAAAAAGACGGATGAAAGCTTGAACAAATCATACTACGCTGTTGAAGGTCAATTATTTTTTGCCTCTGTGACGGACTTTTTATCACAAATTGATACGACTGAGAGGATAAAAGAAGTTGAAATTGACTTGACGCATTCCCATATTTGGGATGATTCCGCAGTGGGAGCGCTAGATAAAATCGAAGCAAAGTTTGCAGCAAATGATGTACACGTTACGTATAAGGGATTAAACGATGAGAGTTCACGTTTATTAAAGGCGATTGGTGGAATATCAAATGAATCTGGTCACTAG
- the trmD gene encoding tRNA (guanosine(37)-N1)-methyltransferase TrmD, producing the protein MKINFLTLFPEMFQGIMKSSIWKQARDKGAAEYAVTNFRTYSDNKHNKVDDYPYGGGAGMVLCAQPLVDAVEDVTDGDARVVMLCPQGAPFSQKKAEELAKEDSLVLVCGHYEGYDERVRSVVTDEISIGDYVLTGGELPAMIVADSVIRLLPGVLGNESSAQEESFTDGLLEHPHYTRPANFRGMDVPEVLLSGNHAYIEEWRRKESLRRTWERRPDLLEGRALGKDEQEWLREFEEEGSE; encoded by the coding sequence ATGAAAATCAATTTTCTCACTCTTTTTCCGGAAATGTTTCAAGGCATCATGAAATCGTCCATTTGGAAACAGGCAAGAGATAAAGGCGCGGCAGAGTACGCGGTCACCAATTTCCGTACGTATTCGGATAACAAACATAACAAAGTCGATGACTACCCGTATGGCGGGGGCGCGGGGATGGTGTTGTGCGCGCAGCCGCTTGTCGACGCTGTCGAGGATGTGACCGACGGGGATGCGCGTGTGGTAATGCTCTGTCCGCAAGGGGCCCCATTTTCGCAGAAAAAAGCCGAGGAGCTAGCAAAAGAGGATTCGTTGGTGCTCGTTTGCGGACACTACGAAGGCTACGATGAACGCGTTCGCTCGGTCGTGACAGATGAGATCTCCATCGGCGATTATGTGCTGACAGGAGGTGAACTCCCCGCGATGATTGTCGCCGACAGCGTCATCCGGCTGCTCCCGGGCGTCCTCGGCAATGAAAGCTCGGCGCAAGAGGAGTCATTCACAGACGGGCTGTTGGAGCACCCCCACTATACCCGCCCCGCCAATTTCCGGGGCATGGACGTCCCGGAGGTGTTGTTATCCGGGAATCATGCGTATATTGAAGAATGGCGTAGGAAGGAATCATTGCGTCGCACGTGGGAGCGACGCCCCGATTTGCTGGAGGGACGAGCGCTTGGCAAAGATGAACAAGAATGGCTGCGGGAGTTCGAGGAGGAGGGTTCTGAATAA
- the rimM gene encoding ribosome maturation factor RimM (Essential for efficient processing of 16S rRNA), with translation MTVSATNYYGVGKIVNTHGTAGEVRVIATTDFPEKRFAEGSELRAVKATGDTEMLEVRGHRKHKHFDLLLFQGYETREDAERLKNAALEVHASMRADLPEDEFYYSEIIGVDVYTEDGEHLGKVKEILSPGANDVWVVEGNGKEILLPYTEEVVRVIDVENRRVTVHLLEGLVDE, from the coding sequence ATGACAGTGTCCGCCACTAATTACTACGGCGTTGGGAAAATTGTTAATACACACGGAACCGCCGGAGAAGTGCGTGTCATTGCCACGACCGACTTTCCGGAAAAACGTTTTGCCGAAGGGTCCGAATTGCGAGCGGTGAAGGCAACCGGAGACACAGAAATGCTCGAAGTACGCGGGCACCGCAAACATAAACATTTCGACCTGCTCCTTTTTCAAGGGTATGAAACGCGGGAAGACGCCGAGCGCTTAAAAAACGCGGCCCTTGAGGTTCATGCTTCGATGCGCGCGGACTTGCCTGAAGATGAATTTTACTACAGTGAAATCATCGGGGTAGACGTTTATACGGAAGACGGCGAGCATCTCGGCAAGGTGAAGGAAATTTTATCGCCGGGTGCTAACGATGTATGGGTAGTCGAAGGCAACGGCAAAGAGATTCTGCTCCCTTACACGGAAGAAGTCGTCCGGGTGATCGACGTAGAAAATCGGCGCGTAACCGTTCATTTGTTGGAAGGGCTGGTCGATGAATGA